The stretch of DNA TCCTCGGGATGCAGCATGTCCGCAATCTTAAGGATGGCATTTTTTTCAATCATAATACTGCCGAGCACGGATCGTTCGGCTTCAATACTGTGCGGCGGAATGCGGATGTCTTCGGGCATAGGGGGGAGACAAGAAGGCCGGGCGATTGCCGGGCCGGGCCTCCCAGTTTGTCATAAGTACCTTGATCGTGCAAGGGAGTAAAATGGGAATATGGAAAATTTTGGTTTGGAAATGGAAGAGCGGGCGGCGCGGTATCTGGAGACGGTGCGGGGTTGGCGTTTACTGGAGAAGAATGTGAGGTTTAGGGAGGGGGAGATCGATTTGATTATGGAGGCTTCCGGGGGGCTTCGATTTGTGGAAGTGAAGGCGCGGCGGAATGAAAAATTTGGGGGTGTTGTTGAAAGTGTAACAACGCGAAAAATTCAGCGGCTGAGGAAGGCGATTTACAGATGGCGGGAGCGGTCCGGAGACTGTCGATTTGGGCAGATTTATTTTGTGGGAATTTTGGTGAGCCCGCGGGGAGAGTTCACAATAGAGGAACATTTTATTGAATAGGCGCTGAGCGCGAAATTATGGCGGTCATTTTACCTTCTTATTGTTTGCAGGGGCTCACGGTTTTGCCGGTGAGTTTGGAGCTGAGCGTGAGCGCGGGCATGCCGATTTTTTCCATTATTGGAATGGCGGGGACGAGTGTGCAGGAGGCAAAAGATAGAGTGCGCGGCGCCTTGGTGAGCAGCGGATTTAAATTTCCGCTTACACGAAAAGTG from Candidatus Gracilibacteria bacterium encodes:
- a CDS encoding YraN family protein, yielding MENFGLEMEERAARYLETVRGWRLLEKNVRFREGEIDLIMEASGGLRFVEVKARRNEKFGGVVESVTTRKIQRLRKAIYRWRERSGDCRFGQIYFVGILVSPRGEFTIEEHFIE